A region from the Kribbella shirazensis genome encodes:
- a CDS encoding ADP-ribosylglycohydrolase family protein, whose amino-acid sequence MTRRDEETWRARIRGCLLGGAIGDALGGPVEFEDGRSIVAKHPDGVRTFVDGGAGWPPGTITDDTQMTLFTVEGLIRAGVRTDRGLGVTVAVVQHAYDRWLDTQTLPGPSGERDGWLHREQWLYARRAPGNTCLTALTEARQGEAKIPRFGAQAVNDSKGCGGVMRVAPFGLMPQVFPTDWIFDSAADAAGYTHGHPTGKLASGTLAAIIHALCAGATLDEAITRATSLLVQHEGHEETSTALSFARQLAATAQPGPVTVERLGGGWIAEEALAIAVYAALACPEPEQFLDALALAVTHSGDSDSTGAICGNILGALHGETALPAELVFTVEGRPVILQLADDFALEYSRRQRLHGDYGPFTEWTTRYPGW is encoded by the coding sequence ATGACGCGGCGGGATGAAGAGACGTGGCGGGCGCGGATACGGGGTTGCCTGCTGGGCGGTGCGATCGGGGACGCGCTGGGCGGGCCGGTCGAGTTCGAGGACGGTCGTTCGATCGTCGCGAAGCACCCGGACGGCGTACGGACCTTCGTGGACGGCGGCGCCGGCTGGCCGCCGGGGACCATCACCGACGACACCCAGATGACGCTGTTCACGGTCGAGGGACTGATCCGGGCGGGTGTCCGGACCGACCGTGGGCTCGGCGTGACCGTGGCCGTCGTCCAGCACGCGTACGACCGCTGGCTGGACACGCAGACCCTGCCGGGCCCGAGCGGTGAACGTGACGGCTGGCTGCACCGCGAGCAGTGGCTGTACGCCCGGCGCGCGCCGGGCAACACCTGCCTGACCGCGTTGACCGAGGCCCGTCAGGGCGAGGCGAAGATCCCGCGGTTCGGCGCGCAGGCGGTCAACGACTCGAAGGGCTGCGGCGGGGTGATGCGGGTCGCGCCGTTCGGGCTGATGCCCCAGGTGTTCCCGACCGACTGGATCTTCGACTCGGCCGCCGACGCCGCCGGGTACACGCACGGCCATCCGACCGGGAAGCTCGCCTCGGGCACGCTGGCCGCGATCATCCACGCACTGTGCGCCGGGGCGACCCTCGACGAGGCGATCACCCGCGCCACGAGTCTCCTGGTCCAGCACGAGGGCCACGAGGAGACCAGTACCGCTCTCTCCTTTGCGAGGCAACTGGCCGCCACCGCGCAGCCCGGCCCGGTCACGGTCGAGCGCCTCGGCGGCGGCTGGATCGCCGAAGAGGCGTTGGCGATCGCTGTGTACGCCGCCCTCGCCTGCCCCGAGCCCGAGCAGTTCCTCGACGCGCTGGCGCTGGCGGTCACCCACTCCGGCGACAGCGACTCCACCGGCGCGATCTGCGGCAACATCCTGGGCGCCCTCCACGGCGAGACGGCTCTCCCCGCAGAGCTCGTCTTCACCGTCGAGGGCCGTCCGGTCATCCTGCAGCTCGCCGACGACTTCGCGCTGGAGTACAGCCGGCGGCAGCGGCTGCACGGCGACTACGGCCCGTTCACCGAGTGGACCACGCGCTACCCCGGCTGGTGA